A genomic stretch from Bacterioplanes sanyensis includes:
- a CDS encoding NRDE family protein, with product MCLIVFDWQPSKQLLLAANRDEFYQRPAAAMHIWPEQPSILAGRDLTQGGTWLGINRTGRIAMLTNVRTPDPAPEQPRSRGELVLQFLAGSAEPQDYLAEIDGAHYGHFNFICGDLSQLWYFSNHGGNAATQITAGIHALSNAQLDTPWPKAELAKQQLRDWSSTELPLGLLNRRQPFADEILPNTGVAQTLERQLSAQHIHISDHYGTRCQTAVKLLPQDVWIAEQGFDNLAQVTHQCQWHWSL from the coding sequence ATGTGTCTGATCGTTTTTGATTGGCAGCCAAGCAAGCAGCTGTTACTGGCCGCCAATCGCGATGAGTTTTATCAGCGTCCGGCGGCGGCCATGCACATCTGGCCAGAGCAACCAAGCATTCTGGCCGGCCGCGATTTGACCCAAGGCGGTACGTGGTTGGGCATCAATCGCACTGGTCGTATCGCCATGCTGACCAATGTCCGCACCCCAGACCCTGCGCCCGAACAGCCGCGCTCACGCGGTGAGCTGGTGCTGCAGTTTTTGGCCGGTTCGGCGGAGCCGCAGGATTATCTGGCCGAGATTGACGGCGCCCACTACGGCCATTTCAATTTCATCTGTGGCGACCTGTCGCAGCTGTGGTACTTCAGCAACCATGGCGGCAACGCTGCCACTCAGATCACTGCCGGCATTCACGCACTCAGCAATGCCCAACTCGATACCCCCTGGCCAAAAGCCGAGCTGGCGAAACAGCAGCTGCGAGACTGGTCATCGACCGAACTGCCGCTTGGCTTGTTAAACCGGCGCCAACCGTTCGCCGATGAAATATTGCCCAACACTGGCGTTGCCCAAACGCTGGAGCGTCAGTTGTCCGCCCAGCATATCCACATTTCCGACCACTACGGCACGCGCTGCCAAACGGCGGTGAAGCTGCTGCCACAAGACGTATGGATTGCTGAACAAGGGTTCGATAATCTGGCCCAAGTCACGCACCAATGTCAGTGGCACTGGTCGCTCTGA